A genomic stretch from Actinomadura rubteroloni includes:
- a CDS encoding M1 family metallopeptidase: MASHGLAAVLTAAVLPLSGPFTPGAPGAGDPYFPNAGNGGFDVASYAISLAYTPKTRRIAATTRITATATQDLSRFDLDFAGNTIGSVTVDGAKARYRRDGGELVITPARGLPQGRTFTVAVTYRGRPGANKDPELGQTGWIRTKDGAVTLSQPVGSSTWFPVSDHPSDKALFSYAVTVPKGLRALANGEPAGIAARHGRTTYRWRSSHPMAPYLAMVAIGRFRVRDGRSPGGVRTITAVDPVLTDVNGAKFQRDTAAVTDWEARTFGRFPFRSTGGVADDVDVSYALETQNRPVYPGTTDRIILVHELAHQWFGDSVSVARWKDIWLNEGFATYAEWLWTAAHGGKSTAQRFAKLYAKPASDKAWTIKTGDPGERGMFDGFAIYDRGAMTLEALRRTVGDKAFFRVLRGWPARFAGRNAGSTDFVAFAERETGKDLDRLFDAWLFTGAKPPAPKAS; encoded by the coding sequence GTGGCGTCCCACGGGCTCGCCGCCGTCCTGACGGCGGCCGTCCTGCCGCTGTCCGGTCCGTTCACCCCGGGCGCGCCCGGCGCGGGCGACCCCTACTTCCCGAACGCGGGGAACGGCGGGTTCGACGTCGCGTCGTACGCGATCTCGCTCGCGTACACGCCGAAGACGCGGCGCATCGCCGCGACGACCCGGATCACCGCCACCGCCACCCAGGACCTGTCGCGCTTCGACCTGGACTTCGCCGGCAACACGATCGGGTCGGTCACGGTCGACGGCGCCAAGGCGCGCTACCGGCGCGACGGCGGCGAACTCGTCATCACGCCCGCGCGCGGGCTGCCGCAGGGCCGCACGTTCACCGTCGCGGTGACGTACCGCGGGCGTCCGGGCGCCAACAAGGACCCCGAACTCGGGCAGACGGGCTGGATCCGCACCAAGGACGGCGCCGTCACGCTGTCGCAGCCGGTCGGGTCCTCGACGTGGTTCCCGGTGAGCGACCACCCGTCCGACAAGGCGCTGTTCTCCTACGCCGTGACCGTCCCGAAGGGCCTGCGGGCCCTCGCCAACGGCGAGCCCGCCGGGATCGCGGCGCGGCACGGCCGGACGACCTACCGCTGGCGCTCGTCCCACCCGATGGCCCCCTACCTGGCCATGGTCGCGATCGGGCGGTTCCGCGTGCGCGACGGCCGCTCCCCCGGCGGCGTCCGGACGATCACCGCCGTCGACCCGGTCCTGACGGACGTGAACGGCGCGAAGTTCCAGCGCGACACCGCCGCCGTCACCGACTGGGAGGCGAGGACGTTCGGCCGCTTCCCGTTCCGCTCGACCGGCGGCGTCGCCGACGACGTGGACGTCAGCTACGCGCTGGAGACCCAGAACCGCCCGGTGTACCCGGGGACGACCGACCGGATCATCCTCGTCCACGAGCTGGCGCACCAGTGGTTCGGCGACAGCGTGAGCGTGGCCCGCTGGAAGGACATCTGGCTGAACGAGGGCTTCGCGACCTACGCCGAGTGGCTCTGGACGGCCGCGCACGGCGGCAAGTCCACGGCGCAGCGGTTCGCGAAGCTGTACGCCAAGCCCGCGTCCGACAAGGCCTGGACGATCAAGACGGGCGACCCCGGCGAGCGCGGCATGTTCGACGGCTTCGCGATCTACGACCGGGGCGCGATGACGCTGGAGGCGCTGCGCCGGACCGTCGGCGACAAGGCGTTCTTCCGCGTCCTGCGCGGCTGGCCCGCCCGGTTCGCGGGCCGCAACGCGGGCTCCACGGACTTCGTCGCGTTCGCCGAGCGCGAGACCGGCAAGGACCTGGACCGGTTGTTCGACGCGTGGCTGTTCACCGGCGCCAAGCCCCCCGCGCCCAAGGCTTCCTGA